The nucleotide window TTGCGCCAGGTGCTTTTGGCTCAATTACATGCGGTGCTGTGCCATCAACGATTCCCACCTGCAAATCTCTAATAATAACACCATCAATCGAATGATTATCTGATGAACAATGTAAATATTCAATATTGAAGCCTTTATTCAACCATTCTTCCCCAATTTTTTTCATTAAAAATGATTTTCCTGTTCCAGGACCACCTTTTAATATGAATAAACGTTCCAAATCTTTAATATTTGAATCAAATAAATTGTGGAAGCCTCTTGCTGTATTTCCTCCAGCATAATAGTTTATAACTTTACCAGCCATTTATTTTACACTCCCTACAAGCATTTTTGGAAAATTCCCGTTCTTAATACAATATGTTGAAAAGCTTAATAGGTGAGTGCCTATATGCGGAACTACTATGTGTTTGCAGCTTTGCCGTAAATGTCGATTCCCCGGGAAATACGTATTGGGAAAAAAGTTTTCTTCCATCCAATTGTTATGTCATATATAATCAGTTATGTGTGAAAACTTCTGAACGTCCAGTAATAATATGGAGGGAATTATGAGCATTTTAACTGTCAAAAATTTAAGCCACGGCTTTGGAGACCGCGCCATTTTTAATAACGTCTCCTTTCGGCTTTTAAAAGGAGAGCATATTGGCTTAATCGGTGCCAATGGTGAAGGTAAGTCTACCTTTATGAATATTATTACGAGAAAACTTGATCCTGATGCTGGTCAAGTAGAGTGGTCAAAAAATGTCCGCGTCGGCTATTTGGACCAACATACTGTTCTTGAAAAAGGATTAACAATTCGTGATGTATTAAAAAGTGCGTTTCAATATTTGTTTGACCTTGAGGCTGAAACGAATCAAATTTACGAGCGGATGGCGGATGCCTCGCCTGAAGAACTCGAAAAGCTACTAGAGGATGTTGGCACAATTCAGGACCTTTTAACGAATAATGATTTTTATATTATTGATGCGAAGGTAGAGGAGGTTGCCCGCGGTCTAGGCTTGCAAGATATCGGCCTTGAACGTGATGTTACTGATTTAAGTGGCGGACAAAGGACAAAAATTTTGCTTGCGAAATTATTGCTTGAAAAGCCAGATATTTTACTTTTAGATGAGCCGACAAACTATTTAGATGAGCAGCACATTGAATGGTTGAAGCGTTACTTGCAAGAATATGAAAATGCGTTTATCTTGATTTCGCACGATATACCGTTTCTTAATAGTGTGATTAATTTAATTTATCATATGGAAAATCAAGAGTTAAACCGCTATGTTGGTGACTATGACAATTTCATATCTGTGCATGAAATGAAAAAACAGCAGTTAGAAGCTGCCTATAAAAGACAACAGCAGGAAATATCAAAATTAAAAGATTTTGTTGCTCGTAACAAAGCTAGTGTCGCAACAAGAAACATGGCGATGTCCCGTCAGAAAAAGCTTGATAAAATGGAAGTTATTGAATTAGCAAAAGAAAAACCAAAACCAGAATTTAATTTCAAAGAGTCCCGCGCCTCTGGTAAGGTTATTTTTGAAACGAAAAATTTGGTAATTGGTTATGATGAACCATTATCAAGACCTTTAGATTTGCGGATGGAACGCGGGCAAAAAATTGCACTTGTCGGAGCAAATGGGATTGGTAAGACAACGTTGCTACGAAGTATCTTAGGCGAAATAAAGCCGCTTTCAGGAACCGTTGAACGTGGGGACTATTTACACATCGGCTATTTTGAACAAGAAGTCAAAACAAAAAATAATAATACTTGTATTGATGAGATTTGGAATTCGTTTCCCCACTTTAATCAATACGAAGTACGTGCAGCTCTTGCAAAATGTGGTCTGACAACAAAGCATATCGAAAGTAAGGTTGAAGTATTGAGCGGTGGCGAAAAGGCAAAAGTTAGATTTTGTAAGCTAATTAATACGGAAACTAATTTACTTGTTTTGGATGAGCCGACAAACCATCTTGATGTTGATGCAAAAGATGAGTTAAAGCGTGCTCTTAAGGCGTATAAAGGCAGCATTTTATTAATTAGCCATGAGCCAGAATTTTATAATGAAGTTGTCACAGATGTATGGAACTGTGAGTCTTGGACAACGAAGGTGTTTTAATTAAAAGAAGCCCTCTGCAGAAGTAGCAGAGGGCTCCATTTCATTTAGAACAATCCAATCGCTCTGCCGTCAACATCAACATCCATATTTAATGCGGCAGGTTTTTTCGGTAAACCAGGCATTGTCATCACATCGCCTGTTAATGCAACAAGGAAGCCAGCCCCGATAGACGGGCGTAATTCCCTTACCGTAATCGTAAAGCCTTCTGGTCTACCCAGCTTTGCTGGATCATCAGATAGTGAATATTGTGTTTTCGCCATACAAACTGGTAACTTATCCCAACCGAAAGCTGTATATTCTTCAATTTGCTTTCTTACTTTTGGAATAAACTCAACACCAGCTGCACCATACACCCTTTTAGCGATTGTTTCAATTTTCGCTTCAATTGAATCATGTAAATCATATAATGGCTTATAGTTGCTTTCTTGTTTATCTAATACTTTTAGAAGTTTAACAGCTAAGTCGATGCCACCTTCGCCGCCTTTTGCCCATACTTCAGATAAAGCAACGTCGTAATTTCTTTCCTCACACCATTTCTCAATGAATTCAATTTCTTTCTCAGAATCTGTAATAAAGCGGTTAATTGCGACAACGAATGGCAGCCCAAAGCTTTGTACTGTTTCAATATGCTTTTGAAGATTCCCCATCCCTGTTTTTAGGGCATCTACATTTTCTTCAGTAAGATTTGCTTTGTCAACACCGCCATGCATTTTTAAAGCACGAATCGTCGCAACAATAACGACGGCTTGCGGATCAATATTTCCTAAACGGGATTTAATATTTAAAAATTTTTCTGCACCGAGGTCAGCACCAAAGCCAGATTCGGTCACAACAAAATCACCAAGCTTGCTCGCAAGTTTTGTTGCAATAATACTATTACAACCATGGGCAATGTTTGCAAACGGACCACCGTGAACAATTGCTGGTGTATTTTCCAACGTTTGCACTAGATTTGGCTTAATAGCCTCTTTTAAGAGTAGTGTCAAGGCACCTTGAACACCTAAATCTTTTACTGTAACTGGTTGCTTTTCAAAGTTATAGCCAACAACAATATTAGATAATTTCTCCTTTAAATCTGTAAGGTCCTTTGCTAAACAAAGAATCGCCATAATTTCAGAGGCAACAGTAATATTAAAGCCATCTTCTCTTGGGACACCTTGGATTGGGCCGCCAAGCCCTACGACGACTTGTCGTAACGCACGGTCATTTAAGTCTACAACCCGCTTCCATGTAATTCTTCTTGTATCAATTTGACACTCATTGCCTTGGTGAATATGGTTGTCGATAAATGCTGCTAAAGCATTGTTAGCTGTCGTAATCGCATGGAAGTCACCTGTAAAATGAAGGTTAATATCCTCCATCGGCATTACTTGAGAGTAGCCACCACCGCTTGCCCCACCTTTAATTCCCATTGTTGGTCCAAGTGAAGGCTCTCGCAAAGCGACAATCGTCTTGTGTCCGATTTTATTTAATGCTTGTCCTAGTCCAACTGTAACTGTTGATTTTCCTTCTCCAGCTGGTGTCGGGTTGATCGAAGTTACTAAAATCACCTTTCCATCTGGCTGGCCTTGAAGACGCTTCATCACATCTAAGGAAATTTTAGCTTTGTAACGGCCATATGGCTCCCACTCATTCTCTTGTAAATTTAGCTGTTCAGCAATATCTTTAATGGGCTTCATAACTGCTTCTTGAGCAATTTCAATGTCTGATTTTACTTTTTTTGATTGTACACTCATACTATGTCTCCTATTTTTTATAATATTTTTATTTCTATTTTATAAGAACTTGTCGGAAAACTCATCCTTTTTTGGAAATGTTAATAAATTTGAAACTTTTATCAATTACTAAATAATAGAGGGCACCCAGCAATGTGAGTCCCCTCATCTCGTTATTTTATCTTTAAAATCGAAAATTACACGCTTTTATAGTCATTAGCCTCAAACAAATCAATTAATTCAACATCCTTATTCTTATCTTGAAAATATCTGAGCGTAAAATCGTTTTCAAAAAGAACAGCATATCTGTCGTAACGGTCTTGAACAAGCAGGCTTCTTGAGTCGAACAACCGACGATCCTTTGGCGGCTCGGCAAGCCACCTTGGGATCCGTTCCCCTAAAGGTGCAAATTCTACATCAACATTGTATTCAGCCTTCATTCGGTACTCAAAAACTTCAAACTGCAACTGGCCGACTGCACCGAGAATCACATCGTCGTTTGATTCTTGTTTAAAAAGCTGAATCGCTCCTTCTTGGACAAGCTGTTCGATTCCTTTTTTAAATTGCTTTGATTTCATGACGTTTTTCACGCGAACTTTGCGAAACATTTCCGGTGGGAACTGCGGCAATTCCCGGTAGTGAATATCTTCTTTTCCAGCTGTTAGTGTGTCACCGATTTGATACATGTTTGGATCATAAATTCCGATAATATCTCCAGCATAGGCTTCGTCTACCGTTTCACGGCTTGATGCCAAAAATTGCTGTGTTTGATTAAGATTGATCGTTTTATTTGTTCTCGTTAATCGAACACTCATACCGCGTGTGAATTTGCCTGAACAAATTCGTAAGAAAGCAATCCGATCACGGTGGGCTGGATTCATATTCGCTTGGATTTTAAAAATATAGCCTGTAAACGTCTCTGAATCTGGGCTCACAAGACCATCATCTGTTTTTCGAGGCTTTGGTGCTGATGCAAAACGGATAAACGTATCAAAAAACGTGTGAACACCGAAATTGGCAAGCGCACTTCCAAAAAAGACAGGGGTCAACTCCCCTTTCATGACGCGCTCCTCGCTAAATTCATTCCCAGCCTCATCAAGTAGCTCCAATTCATCGAAAACCGCTTCAATCGCAGGGCTTTTCGATTTGTCCAGCTGCTCGAGCGGTGTGATTTCTTCATTTTCATCACCTAAAAAATGAACAAACTGATTGTTAAAGCGGTCAATAATACCTTCGAATCTTTTACCCATGCCAACTGGCCAATTCATCGGGTATGATTCGATGCCAAGCACCTCTTCAATTTCCGCCAAAAGCTCAAGTGGGTCTTTCCCTTCACGATCCAACTTATTAATGAAAGTGAAAATTGGGATACCTCTCATTCGGCACACTTTGAAAAGCTTAATTGTTTGCGGCTCCACACCCTTTGTTGAGTCAATAATCATCACTACACTATCTACAGCAGTTAGCGTCCGATACGTATCCTCACTAAAGTCCTCATGTCCAGGTGTATCTAAAATATTAACGTAATAATCTTTGTACGGAAAACTCATTACACTTGATGTAACTGAGATTCCTCTTTTTTTCTCAATTTCCATCCAGTCTGATGTCGCAAATTTCCCTGACTTTTTCCCTTTTACTGTACCAGCTTCACGGATAATATTCCCGAAAAGGAGGAGCTTTTCAGTCATCGTTGTTTTCCCAGCATCTGGATGGGAGATTATTGCAAACGTCCGTCTATTGTTTACTTGATCTTTTACACTCATCATTCATTTCCCCTCTTATTTTTCACTTTTTTACTATATCACATTGAAAATATGAAGGAAAAGAACAAAATAAGGTGCTTTGTAATGGAATTTAATCCTCATCCTTAACGTCAATATCCTCAGGTATAGGCTCACTATTTATTTCTTCTATAAATTGTTTGTACTTTTCCAATTGTTCAAAATGAGTATTAAACTGTTCTTTATTAATTAAATAAATGTCACCGTCGTATATGGCGCGGATTCTTTTTTCGTGGATTAAGCTTTCAACATACGTTTCCGGCATTGACAGTAATTCAGCAGTATCTTTAATTGTTAGGTACATAAATTTATTATCCTTCCTACATAATATATGTTTCTTTAATAGTACCCATCTAATACTTTAAAGAAATCCTTCAAAAAATCATAAAATACTTTTTCAGTTGGCAATAAATCTCGTTCACTAGGCGTAATAATGCCAACCGTCCGCGTCACTTCAGGGTCAACAATGAATAATTTCTTTGTTGCGCGCGGCTTGCTATCAATTAAACTAATCTCCGGAATAAGAGTAACACCAAGACCTGCAGATACTAATCCTTTTATAGCATCAATGTCCTTACCTTCAAAAGCAACCTCTGGTTCAAACCCGTTTTGACGGCACGCATTCACCACTAGTTCATGCAGCCCAAATCCAGTTGGGAACAATACAAACGGGTCATGGCGCAGCTGATGTAGCTTAATTTTGTCTTGGATTGCAAGCGGATGGTCTTCCGGCAATAACGCTACAATTTTCTCCAAAAATAATATTTCCGTTTTTAACTTATTATTGTTTTTTGGTAGTGGACCAATTAAGGCCATATCTACTTTTCCCGTTATGACGCAATCAATCAAATAATGGTAAGACCCTTGTCTAAACTTAAATTTAACATTCGGATGTTTTGCCCGAAAAGCGGAAATACATGTAGGTAACGTATAGTTGGCCATACTGCTTGGGAAGCCAATCCGGACAGTCCCTTGCTCAGGGTCTAGAAATTCATCAACTTCTCTTTTAGCTTTTTCAAGCACTTCCATTGCTTCCTCTACATGATTCAAAAAAATTTCTCCAATTGGGGTAAGTCTAACATTTCGACCTTCCCTAACAAAAAGATCAACCCCAAGCTCCTGTTCCAAATTAAAAATTTGTCGACTAACGGCAGATTGTGCAACATGCATCGCATTAGCAGCCTCGGTTACGTGCTCTCTTTTGGCGACTTCAATAAAATAATGAAGCTGTCTTAATTCCATGTTATCACCATCTTTCTTAATACATATCATTTCGGCATTGATATTATCTAAATAATATATTGGATTAGATTAATTTTCGAGTATAAAATAAAACTACATAAGTTACGTTAAATTATTCAAATCTTAATTAATGAAATAATCATTTCAAATAAAAAATATTATAGAAAAAAGGAGAATGTACAAAAATGACTATTTTACAACCAACACCGAGTGAAGCTCAAACACAGATTGCAAAGGATTACGTGAATGGAGTAATTGAAACGGTAAAGAAGCGTAATCCTAATGAACCTGAATTTCATCAAGCGATTAAGGAAATTCTGGATTCGCTTATACCAGTTTTTGAAAAGCAGCCTAAATATATGGAAGCTGGTATTTTAGAGAGAATCGTAGAACCTGAACGTCAGATTATCTTTAGAGTACCATGGGTTGATGATAATGGCAAAGTCCAAGTGAACCGCGGGTACCGCGTTCAGTATAATAGTGCAATTGGCCCATATAAAGGCGGAATAAGATTCCACCCTTCCGTTAATTCAAGTATTATCAAATTTTTAGGCTTTGAACAAATCTTTAAAAATGCTTTAACTGGCCAACCAATCGGCGGTGGTAAAGGTGGTTCTGATTTCAATCCAAAAGGGAAATCAGACGGTGAAATTATGAGATTTTGCCAAAGCTTTATGACTGAATTATATAGACATATTGATCAAGATACAGATGTTCCTGCTGGCGACATTGGCGTAGGTGGAAGAGAAATTGGCTATATGTTTGGACAATACAAAAGACTTCGCAACACATATCAAGCAGGTGTATTAACTGGTAAAGGCGTAGGCTACGGTGGCAGCTTAGGAAGAACAGAAGCAACTGGCTATGGCACGGTTTATTTCGTCAATGAAATGCTTAAAGAAAAAGGTTCAGACTTTGAAGATAAAACAGTCGTTGTTTCTGGCTCAGGCAATGTTGCGATTTATGCAATCGAAAAAGCGCATCAATTCGGAGCAACGGTTGTTGCATGCAGTGATTCTAATGGATATATATATGATAAAAATGGCATCGACCTTGAAACTGTAAAACGTTTAAAAGAAGTTGAAAGAAAAAGAATCTCTGAATATATTAAAGAACACCCCTATGCAGAATATCATGAAGGCTGCTCAGGCATTTGGACTGTTCCTTGTGATATCGCTCTACCATGTGCAACCCAAAACGAAATTGATGAAGAAAGCGCAAAAACACTTGTAAATAATGGAGTAATGGCAGTTGGTGAAGGTGCTAACATGCCATCTACATTAGAAGCAATCGATGTATTTATTAATAATGATGTGCTCTTTGCCCCGGCAAAAGCTGCCAATGCAGGCGGTGTTGCTGTATCTGCACTAGAAATGGCACAAAATAGCGCTCGTCTTTCTTGGTCATTCGAAAAAGTAGATAGAAAATTACATGGAATTATGGTTAATATTTACCAACAAAGTATGAAGGCTTCTGTAGAGTACGGCCACCCTGGAAATCTTGTCTACGGTTCAAATATTGCTGGATTTTTGAAGGTTGCCGATGCCATGTTGTTCCATGGCGTCATCTAAATATCAATATTTCGGAAGTAGAAGAACCCCCCTGCTTTCCTAAATAACCATCGTAATTGCTCATAATAGCAAATTACGATGGTTATTTTTTACTAAAAAATGTTTGCAAAACAGGAAAAAAGTCCCTATAATAACTTTTAAATACATTTTTTATATTTTTTCTATAAAAAATTTAATAGAAAGAAAAATTTACTACACAAAGAATAGGGGTTGGGGCTATGAATTTAAAATTAGGGCCGAAGTACACAATAATGTTAACAGGATTTATCGCTATTATTATGTTCATTATTATTCTAATAGCAAATAACATCGTTTATAAAAACACCTTTAAATCAACTGACTCCCTCGTTGAAGATAAGGTAAAGACGGATGCTGCCGTTTTTTCAGATATGGTGACAAAGCATTTTCTTGAGTTAAATATATATGCTAGAGATACTGAAATTTTCAAAGGGCCTGAAGATGAACTTATTACATACTTGGATAAAATCACCTCCCAACATTCCGAACTATTTGAAAACGTTTTCTACTCAAATAAACAAGGGATAGCGACTTTAGGTAATGGGATGAAGGTTGATTTAAATGAAAGATCCTATGTAAAGAAAACATTTGAAACAAAAGCAAATATTATTAGCGAACCTGTTATTAGTAAAAGTACAAACAACCCAATCGCTGTTTTAACCGCTCCCGTTATCGACAATGGGGATTGTATTGGTTTTTTTGCAGCTAGCTTAAAACTGGACAAGCTTTCTGAAATGATAGCTTCTGTAAAAGTAGATCACCCAGATTCATACAGTTATATTGTTGATAATAAAGGGCTAGTAATTGCCCACATGAACAAAAATTATAATTTTAAAGTAAACATTACAACTACTGAAAAAGTCGATCTTGGTAACGGCGAAACAGCGCAAATGACTCAAAGTTTAGTCGACGTAAGTAATGAAATATTAACAAAGCCTAGTGGTGCTGTAAAATATGATTTAAACGGCGTAACATCGTATAACTATTTTACCGAAATCCCTAGCACTGATGGTTGGAAAATTATAACAAAGGTGCCTGAAGAATATATTACCAAAGCAGCTGACGAGATTAACAAGACTTTAACTATTATTGGTATTATTACAGCTTTATTATCTGCATTTGTTGCCTACGGTATGAGCAAAATGATTACGCGGCCTACAAATCAGCTCGGACAACTCGTTCTTCAGACAGCCGATTATGATTTAAGAGTAACGAGGGATTATGAAAATTTAAAAAAGAAGCAAGATGAAATCGGTGCAATGACGAATCATATTTTCACACTTCGCAAAAACTTTAGGGAAATTTTAAATAATATTAAAGCCCACTCAGAAAAAATTAATGAAGCAATGGAGCAAAATATGGCGGCTGTTGAAGTTTTAAACACATCCTCCGAAGAAACAAGTGCAACATCGGAAGAACTGCTCGGAAGTATGCAGGAAGTAAATGCCTTCACTAATGATGTAAATGGCTCTTTAAATAATCTCGTTAAAATTATGAATGAT belongs to Bacillus sp. (in: firmicutes) and includes:
- a CDS encoding peptide chain release factor 3, whose translation is MSVKDQVNNRRTFAIISHPDAGKTTMTEKLLLFGNIIREAGTVKGKKSGKFATSDWMEIEKKRGISVTSSVMSFPYKDYYVNILDTPGHEDFSEDTYRTLTAVDSVVMIIDSTKGVEPQTIKLFKVCRMRGIPIFTFINKLDREGKDPLELLAEIEEVLGIESYPMNWPVGMGKRFEGIIDRFNNQFVHFLGDENEEITPLEQLDKSKSPAIEAVFDELELLDEAGNEFSEERVMKGELTPVFFGSALANFGVHTFFDTFIRFASAPKPRKTDDGLVSPDSETFTGYIFKIQANMNPAHRDRIAFLRICSGKFTRGMSVRLTRTNKTINLNQTQQFLASSRETVDEAYAGDIIGIYDPNMYQIGDTLTAGKEDIHYRELPQFPPEMFRKVRVKNVMKSKQFKKGIEQLVQEGAIQLFKQESNDDVILGAVGQLQFEVFEYRMKAEYNVDVEFAPLGERIPRWLAEPPKDRRLFDSRSLLVQDRYDRYAVLFENDFTLRYFQDKNKDVELIDLFEANDYKSV
- a CDS encoding LysR family transcriptional regulator, which gives rise to MELRQLHYFIEVAKREHVTEAANAMHVAQSAVSRQIFNLEQELGVDLFVREGRNVRLTPIGEIFLNHVEEAMEVLEKAKREVDEFLDPEQGTVRIGFPSSMANYTLPTCISAFRAKHPNVKFKFRQGSYHYLIDCVITGKVDMALIGPLPKNNNKLKTEILFLEKIVALLPEDHPLAIQDKIKLHQLRHDPFVLFPTGFGLHELVVNACRQNGFEPEVAFEGKDIDAIKGLVSAGLGVTLIPEISLIDSKPRATKKLFIVDPEVTRTVGIITPSERDLLPTEKVFYDFLKDFFKVLDGYY
- a CDS encoding excisionase family DNA-binding protein, which translates into the protein MYLTIKDTAELLSMPETYVESLIHEKRIRAIYDGDIYLINKEQFNTHFEQLEKYKQFIEEINSEPIPEDIDVKDED
- the gdhA gene encoding NADP-specific glutamate dehydrogenase; protein product: MTILQPTPSEAQTQIAKDYVNGVIETVKKRNPNEPEFHQAIKEILDSLIPVFEKQPKYMEAGILERIVEPERQIIFRVPWVDDNGKVQVNRGYRVQYNSAIGPYKGGIRFHPSVNSSIIKFLGFEQIFKNALTGQPIGGGKGGSDFNPKGKSDGEIMRFCQSFMTELYRHIDQDTDVPAGDIGVGGREIGYMFGQYKRLRNTYQAGVLTGKGVGYGGSLGRTEATGYGTVYFVNEMLKEKGSDFEDKTVVVSGSGNVAIYAIEKAHQFGATVVACSDSNGYIYDKNGIDLETVKRLKEVERKRISEYIKEHPYAEYHEGCSGIWTVPCDIALPCATQNEIDEESAKTLVNNGVMAVGEGANMPSTLEAIDVFINNDVLFAPAKAANAGGVAVSALEMAQNSARLSWSFEKVDRKLHGIMVNIYQQSMKASVEYGHPGNLVYGSNIAGFLKVADAMLFHGVI
- a CDS encoding ABC-F family ATP-binding cassette domain-containing protein, with the translated sequence MSILTVKNLSHGFGDRAIFNNVSFRLLKGEHIGLIGANGEGKSTFMNIITRKLDPDAGQVEWSKNVRVGYLDQHTVLEKGLTIRDVLKSAFQYLFDLEAETNQIYERMADASPEELEKLLEDVGTIQDLLTNNDFYIIDAKVEEVARGLGLQDIGLERDVTDLSGGQRTKILLAKLLLEKPDILLLDEPTNYLDEQHIEWLKRYLQEYENAFILISHDIPFLNSVINLIYHMENQELNRYVGDYDNFISVHEMKKQQLEAAYKRQQQEISKLKDFVARNKASVATRNMAMSRQKKLDKMEVIELAKEKPKPEFNFKESRASGKVIFETKNLVIGYDEPLSRPLDLRMERGQKIALVGANGIGKTTLLRSILGEIKPLSGTVERGDYLHIGYFEQEVKTKNNNTCIDEIWNSFPHFNQYEVRAALAKCGLTTKHIESKVEVLSGGEKAKVRFCKLINTETNLLVLDEPTNHLDVDAKDELKRALKAYKGSILLISHEPEFYNEVVTDVWNCESWTTKVF
- a CDS encoding methyl-accepting chemotaxis protein — its product is MNLKLGPKYTIMLTGFIAIIMFIIILIANNIVYKNTFKSTDSLVEDKVKTDAAVFSDMVTKHFLELNIYARDTEIFKGPEDELITYLDKITSQHSELFENVFYSNKQGIATLGNGMKVDLNERSYVKKTFETKANIISEPVISKSTNNPIAVLTAPVIDNGDCIGFFAASLKLDKLSEMIASVKVDHPDSYSYIVDNKGLVIAHMNKNYNFKVNITTTEKVDLGNGETAQMTQSLVDVSNEILTKPSGAVKYDLNGVTSYNYFTEIPSTDGWKIITKVPEEYITKAADEINKTLTIIGIITALLSAFVAYGMSKMITRPTNQLGQLVLQTADYDLRVTRDYENLKKKQDEIGAMTNHIFTLRKNFREILNNIKAHSEKINEAMEQNMAAVEVLNTSSEETSATSEELLGSMQEVNAFTNDVNGSLNNLVKIMNDLSMLIDEGNDTVSEINTRAEKLEEDSYQSKKLADEIGQEVNAELSSAIVEAKTVNEISNLANTIKGIADQTNLLALNASIEAARAGEYGKGFAVVADEVRKLAEESTVAVGSIQQLTEKVITAVEKLIHYTEKLLQFQSETVSKDYDKLIEVADQYKDDVENIKGIFNNIDQSSEHIQNAVETSSTQLKELLLIIEDSTNAIENIATKNMQLTNEAANIKNQTLNTSQNVNEMTNEINKFTLS
- a CDS encoding formate--tetrahydrofolate ligase, with protein sequence MSVQSKKVKSDIEIAQEAVMKPIKDIAEQLNLQENEWEPYGRYKAKISLDVMKRLQGQPDGKVILVTSINPTPAGEGKSTVTVGLGQALNKIGHKTIVALREPSLGPTMGIKGGASGGGYSQVMPMEDINLHFTGDFHAITTANNALAAFIDNHIHQGNECQIDTRRITWKRVVDLNDRALRQVVVGLGGPIQGVPREDGFNITVASEIMAILCLAKDLTDLKEKLSNIVVGYNFEKQPVTVKDLGVQGALTLLLKEAIKPNLVQTLENTPAIVHGGPFANIAHGCNSIIATKLASKLGDFVVTESGFGADLGAEKFLNIKSRLGNIDPQAVVIVATIRALKMHGGVDKANLTEENVDALKTGMGNLQKHIETVQSFGLPFVVAINRFITDSEKEIEFIEKWCEERNYDVALSEVWAKGGEGGIDLAVKLLKVLDKQESNYKPLYDLHDSIEAKIETIAKRVYGAAGVEFIPKVRKQIEEYTAFGWDKLPVCMAKTQYSLSDDPAKLGRPEGFTITVRELRPSIGAGFLVALTGDVMTMPGLPKKPAALNMDVDVDGRAIGLF